A single Sulfurimonas crateris DNA region contains:
- the infA gene encoding translation initiation factor IF-1, whose amino-acid sequence MAKSDVIEVDGKIIEALPNATFRVELENGHIILCHIAGKMRMHYIKILPGDKVKLELTPYSLDKGRITYRYK is encoded by the coding sequence ATGGCTAAATCAGATGTTATCGAAGTTGATGGCAAGATTATAGAGGCTTTGCCAAATGCAACATTTCGTGTTGAGTTAGAAAACGGGCATATCATTTTATGTCATATTGCAGGAAAGATGCGTATGCACTATATTAAAATACTGCCTGGTGACAAAGTTAAACTGGAATTGACACCATACTCACTTGATAAGGGTCGTATCACTTATAGATACAAATAA
- the map gene encoding type I methionyl aminopeptidase — MAIALRKPLEIEKLRAANKIVGGALELLRQNTKPGASLKELDAMAEEYIRSHGAKPSFKGLYGFPNSVCTSLNQVIIHGIPTDYKLQEGDIIGYDIGTELECWFGDAAITVAVGKVSVQDEALIACARDSLYEAIESIKVGMRFKELSAVLENSIRSRGFVPLHSFCGHGIGKKPHEEPEIPNYLEAKDAKGGPKIKNGMVFCLEPMVCQKDSKPLILENKWDVVSADGLRGSHYEHTVAVVNGKAEILSLA; from the coding sequence ATGGCCATTGCGCTTAGAAAACCTCTAGAGATAGAGAAACTTCGCGCTGCTAACAAGATTGTCGGCGGTGCGTTAGAACTACTTCGTCAAAACACAAAACCCGGGGCCTCTTTAAAAGAGCTTGATGCCATGGCTGAGGAGTATATCCGCTCTCATGGTGCAAAGCCATCTTTTAAAGGTCTCTACGGCTTTCCAAACTCTGTTTGTACCTCGCTAAATCAAGTTATAATTCACGGTATTCCGACTGACTATAAGCTCCAAGAGGGTGATATTATCGGTTATGATATCGGGACAGAACTTGAGTGTTGGTTCGGTGATGCGGCAATAACGGTAGCCGTAGGTAAAGTAAGTGTCCAAGATGAGGCGCTTATTGCTTGTGCTAGAGACTCTCTTTATGAGGCTATTGAGTCTATAAAAGTAGGTATGAGATTTAAAGAGCTCTCTGCAGTGTTGGAGAACTCCATCCGCTCAAGAGGCTTTGTGCCGCTGCATAGTTTCTGCGGTCACGGTATCGGCAAAAAACCTCATGAAGAGCCTGAGATCCCTAACTACTTGGAAGCAAAAGATGCAAAGGGCGGTCCTAAGATTAAAAACGGGATGGTTTTTTGCTTGGAGCCTATGGTTTGTCAAAAGGATTCAAAACCTCTTATCTTAGAAAATAAGTGGGATGTTGTTAGTGCCGATGGTTTACGCGGTTCACACTACGAGCATACTGTTGCAGTTGTCAATGGTAAAGCTGAAATTTTATCTCTGGCTTGA
- the secY gene encoding preprotein translocase subunit SecY — MNKNLVNKILITIGFLFIYRLLAYVPVPGVDASVIASFFDSHQSDALGLFNMFSGNAVERMSIIALGIMPYITASIIMELLAATFAPLGQMKKERDGMVKYMQIIRYATIVITIIQAIGISVGLQSLTGPNGNSAILIDHNTFILVSAVSMVAGTMLLMWIGEQITQSGIGNGISLIIFAGIVSAIPSAIGQTITMVNTGAMSFLTVIAILALILATVGIIIYVELGERRVPVTYAKKVMMQNQNKRVMNYIPIKVNLSGVIPVIFASAILMFPMTVLSSSSNPTVLAFADYLNPNSYFFNFLTFLFVVFFAFFYASITFNSKDISENLKKQGGFIPGIRTGNATAEFLNTTASNLTFTGALYLGLVATLPFMIIKGMGVPFFFGGTAVLIVVQVALDTMRKIEAQVYMSKYQTLSAVGL, encoded by the coding sequence GTGAATAAAAATCTAGTAAATAAGATACTTATTACTATCGGGTTTTTATTTATTTATCGCCTACTGGCATACGTGCCGGTTCCAGGCGTAGACGCTTCTGTTATCGCTTCATTCTTCGACTCACATCAATCAGATGCCCTAGGCTTATTCAATATGTTTAGCGGTAACGCTGTTGAGAGAATGTCAATCATAGCTCTTGGAATCATGCCATATATTACCGCTTCCATTATTATGGAACTTTTAGCGGCTACATTTGCACCTCTTGGTCAGATGAAAAAAGAGCGTGACGGAATGGTTAAGTATATGCAGATTATCCGCTATGCGACAATCGTAATTACAATCATTCAAGCAATAGGTATTAGTGTCGGACTTCAGAGTCTTACAGGACCTAACGGTAACAGCGCAATATTAATCGATCACAACACATTTATACTTGTATCTGCCGTATCAATGGTGGCAGGAACTATGCTTCTTATGTGGATTGGTGAACAGATTACACAAAGCGGTATCGGTAACGGTATATCATTGATCATTTTCGCGGGAATCGTCTCAGCAATTCCAAGCGCAATCGGTCAGACGATCACTATGGTAAATACTGGAGCTATGAGTTTCTTAACGGTAATTGCAATCCTTGCTCTAATACTGGCGACAGTAGGCATAATTATCTATGTCGAACTAGGTGAACGTCGTGTACCTGTTACATACGCAAAAAAAGTTATGATGCAAAATCAAAATAAGAGAGTTATGAACTATATTCCTATCAAAGTGAACTTATCGGGTGTAATTCCGGTTATCTTTGCTAGTGCAATACTAATGTTCCCAATGACTGTTTTATCAAGCAGCAGCAATCCTACTGTACTTGCATTTGCAGATTACTTAAACCCAAATAGTTATTTCTTTAACTTTTTGACATTTCTTTTTGTTGTTTTCTTTGCATTCTTCTATGCATCGATCACTTTCAACTCAAAAGATATATCTGAAAACTTGAAAAAACAGGGTGGTTTTATTCCCGGTATTCGTACAGGAAATGCGACAGCAGAGTTCTTAAACACTACTGCAAGTAATCTTACATTTACAGGTGCACTATATCTAGGTCTTGTTGCAACTTTGCCGTTTATGATCATAAAAGGGATGGGTGTTCCATTCTTCTTCGGCGGTACTGCGGTTCTGATCGTTGTACAAGTTGCACTTGATACTATGAGAAAGATCGAGGCTCAGGTTTATATGAGTAAGTATCAAACATTAAGCGCGGTTGGTCTTTAA